A genomic stretch from Budorcas taxicolor isolate Tak-1 chromosome 15, Takin1.1, whole genome shotgun sequence includes:
- the LOC128060289 gene encoding olfactory receptor 8K3-like gives MFSDKMEEHNRMVLSEFILMGITDCPELQAPLFGLFLIIYMTSVVGNLGMVILTMVDSRLQTPMYFFLRHLALTDLGYSTAVGPKMLVNFVVDQNKISYYLCATQMGFFIMFIINELFILATMSYDRYVAICNPLLYTVIMSQRVCKVLVVNPYVYSTFVSLLITIKLFNSFFCGYNVINHFYCDNFPLLSLLCSNTHEIELLIMIFSAFNLTFTLAIVLVSYLLILAAILRMKSAEGRRKAFSTCGSHLTVVTVFYGTLTFMYVKPKSSHSFDTDKVASIFYTLVIPMLNPLIYSLRNKDVNYALQKM, from the coding sequence ATGTTTTCTGATAAAATGGAAGAACACAACAGAATGGTGCTGAGTGAATTCATCCTCATGGGAATCACAGACTGCCCTGAGCTGCAGGCTCCATTGTTTGGGCTCTTCCTCATCATCTACATGACCTCAGTGGTGGGCAACTTGGGCATGGTCATCCTCACTATGGTGGACTCCAGGCTACAGACACCCATGTACTTTTTTCTCAGGCACCTGGCTCTTACTGATCTGGGTTATTCAACAGCTGTGGGCCCCAAAATGTTGGTAAATTTTGTTGTGGATCAGAATAAAATCTCTTATTATTTGTGTGCTACACAGATGGGTTTTTTCATCATGTTCATTATTAATGAACTTTTTATTCTGGCGACAATGTCTTATGACCGTTATGTGGCCATTTGTAACCCTCTGCTCTACACAGTCATCATGTCACAAAGGGTGTGTAAAGTGCTGGTGGTGAACCCCTATGTCTATAGCACATTCGTTTCTCTGTTGATTACCATAAAGCTTTTTAATTCATTCTTCTGTGGCTATAATGTCATCAATCATTTCTACTGTGACAATTTCCCCTTGTTATCTTTGCTTTGCTCAAACACACATGAAATTGAACTTCTGATAATGATTTTCTCAGCTTTTAATTTGACTTTCACCCTGGCGATAGTTCTTGTGTCTTACCTGCTCATCCTCGCAGCTATTCTCAGGATGAAATCTGCTGAAGGTAGACGGAAGGCTTTTTCTACCTGTGGATCCCACCTGACAGTGGTCACCGTGTTCTATGGGACTTTGACATTTATGTATGTGAAACCCAAGTCCAGTCATTCCTTTGACACTGATAAAGTGGCATCTATATTTTACACTCTTGTTATTCCCATGTTGAATCCTTTGATTTATAGCTTAAGAAACAAAGATGTAAACTATGCACTGCAGAAGATGTAG